A segment of the Toxotes jaculatrix isolate fToxJac2 chromosome 2, fToxJac2.pri, whole genome shotgun sequence genome:
TCCTGTGAAAGTGAGGTTTGACTGTTTAATCAGCACCAAATGTTAtatgacagagagatggagaatgaTAGAGGGAAGGAGATACTGCTGTGTCTACTAATTTCTCTATCTGTCCATTTAACATAGTAATGTATAGATTGCTAAAAACCCATGTAAACTAAAGCTGTttacttcattcattcacataaagaCAGTGTGTGACAATGTGAAAGTTTGCCCTGGAAATGTCATTGCTACCATCGAGGGTGATGATTACTAAGCCATGCAATCTGCATTTGCCCAAAATAATAGGGACTGCCTGGAAAAAGGCTTTGCTAGatcacaaaatataaatatgtctATTGTTTCTGAAAAGACATAAACATGGAGCCTTTCTTCACCTTGCTCTGTTGTCTTCACTATCAACAATCTGTCTTGGCCAAGCAAATCACAGTTCTTGTGGTCTCCATGTGGTGTCTTCGTAGGCCACAAAGTGTATTCACATGTTTTGAGGAGGTGCATGTCAGCTTCAGCAGCACCCCCAGTGGAGCTACAGACACCCTGCAACACCCTGATGCAGACGTATAAATCTggctcaaaaaaaaagacacctcCATTTTGCTAACCACGGTCATCAGAATTCATTCATAAACAGGATGACAGtgttaattaataaaaaactCCCAGGGATGGAAAAAGCAGTGCAAGGGAGGTCTTTGCTGTTTTCCAACCAGAACCATAGACTATGTCTCTGGAGTGACCAGATCAGGATTAAAGGTGGCATTAGGGTGATTATTTTATCCCATGCTTATCCCGCAATGATGATGCTGATGGCCTCCACCTGGCTGCATTAGTAAATTCAATATATTCTCATGCTGACTCAGGCTGGTATAATGGATGATGGTATTCAAGGGCTGAATGGCATGGGTAATGGCAACATTTTCTGTACGATACTGCACATGGGtcccttaaaaaacaaaatgagaaataaaacagtaaaataagtcTTAACCTGCTAAAGAGGTCATCCCACTTGAGAGACTCTACCTCCTGGTACTCTGATTTCTCCAGCAAGCAGTCACATAAAGTCGGGTTTATGGTCACAAAGctgtcagaggagagaaaagcactgaatttacttgtactggaaaaaaaaaccccacagcaTACAGTTGATAAATGGCACTCAACAGGAAACATGCTGCCTTGTTAAGCTATGCCAGGTCCATAAtagattttatttaatttctccCATCGCTCATTATCAATTTGTTTCACATCAGATGATGCACAAATTTTTATGACctaaaaagaaacatgagacatctcttcagtttcagggtcacATTTAAGCATTTTAGCCCATTACAACAATATCACATGGCCTGGGGTCAGCATCACATTTGTTCAGTGGGCATTAAAGTGGCCCTTTCATTACTGCATCCAGTTATGGAACAATGGGTAGAGTGGTTATATATAAACCCAAACtgagctcagtgtcttcactacTGTTTGATTACGCCAAGAATAGAGGTTATTCCTTCTTTTATgtcagctgacagacacacacagaaccatTAAATCATTCTTAAAGCATCCTCattgaaaaacatgaaacacaacaaaccaccAAGTGCTGAAATATGCtgatatttgttgttttcaaacaATCCACTTTATACCATCAACACACCAGTTTTCCCTAACAGAATTTAAGCACCTACttactttttattattttcattcacCAGTTCATTCTTCTTCACATACTCTGTGACAATATTCCTCACTTCAGCAGGCTGCAGGATTGTTCCTTTCCTGCAGGGATCCAAAGCACACATCAGTACAAGAATAAAAGTGCAAATGTGAGAAATTTATCAAGGTATCTTCAGCTTAAGGAGATTTTTGTAATGCTACTAAATTTAACTGATTCTTTCTATTTATTAAATTTATGAATTTAATCTTTATGTTTTCAAAGGGACAAGAACAACACATGGCTAGTTTGCCCTGCCCTTCATTAGGCGGCCCTTTAAAGTACACAGCACTCAACAAGAAAATCCACAAgcccaaaaaatgaaaaaggtcaTTTAAAGATTCTCCCCAGATATGttttaatacattaaaaaactCTCCTTGGAATAGTAATTTGTGTCTGATAACggcttcaccccccccccccccccccccccaaaaaaacttGTACGTTTAAAATTCTTAAAATTACGTCtatcccctctctctcattgAAAATCCTGAATTTCTGGAGGCTTGAAAGTTCTACATCACACTTGTTTAAAATTCATACTGAGagatgtcacagtaggaaaagcaccgatttaaataaaataaaattaactcCATGTGGCTGCTTCAGTTTAAGGATCTTATTCACTGTCACAATGCTGTGACTTACTGGAGaacttaaaaacacatataaCATTTAACCATTGTCAGTGTTATTAGTAacagctgtgcttttcctactgtgacatgtcaaaatgtgtgAATGCTGTGAACAACTTTCTATTAATAATCCCCAGGAAGGCCAGACGTGGAGGTCAGGTAGGGTACAGCCCCCTGCCATGGTAGGAATTTAGTGTCTCATTCAAGTAAACTTGAAACTTGTGGATGCTTGCTGACACACAAGTTTCATGTCTCCCTGCTATGTCCCCCTGCTGtcagaaaggaagaagaagcgcacgcacacacacacacacacacaccccacctcTTGTTTGCATCCAGAAAGAGAGCCTCAACCCGAGCAGACACAGAGTACAGAGTTGTGATCTCAGGAGGATGGTACAGAGTTTCTCCTTCCCCTCCATCCTGCACTGGAGCCGCTTCACTATCTGTCTCCTCAGGAACGTTGAAGGAACGCAGTctatgaaaaggaaaagcacagggctagtcagtctgaatgtgggcGAGTTGTGAGTTTGAATCTCAAGAATTTCTTTAAGTTGAGGCAGGGCTTGGCTCACTCTGGATTTTTCCAGTCCACCTCCACAATGCTCTCCACACCCCTGGTCAGTTCTTTTACTCGCACAaggttgtgctgctgctgcatggctTGAAGAAACTTGGACAGCTGttggaaaaaacaagaaaaaaagaaaaaaacaacaaaaacagtcaatAGATGCTTACTGGAGGAGTTATAAATTAGTCTATTTTTATGTGTAAATGTACCTTTTTATAACTGGATTTCTTGATATCGAGTTGCTTTCCACTTGGGCTGAAAAAATGCGAGACATTTTGAGTACTAAATTTAATTCTTCTGCAGCACTTCTTAAATGATGAACTGTACATTACCAGCAGGAGAACATGTGGTTGCGGAGAAATGTACTGGTCAGCAGAGGGAGCTCTGACTTCTTCACCTTGCTCTTAAGAGCATGCAGGAAACACTGCACCAGCAGAGCATCCATTATCTCTGTAAAACCAGGATACGATCTGGGTcacatccttttctctctcaatGAGCTCCCATTTTGCCACATCACAAAATATTATTCTCCAGCTGaatcaacaaaacacaaccatGTAGTCATAAAAATAACCCTGCCAAACCTCAAGCATTTAGAAACCTGCAATCATTTAGTAGCAAATGTGTAAAAATCTGATTTGAATCTGTTATAATGAGACTTATGAAGTTGTAGCTGAGTCTTATTAAGAGATTCAGCGCGACTGTGGTTGTTAAGTACTTCAAAGCTTGAGCTACAACTTGAAATAATTTCCCtttcaaatgacattttaataatCATGATGGGAGATATGACTAAATCTGGTACCTTGTGGCGTTTTCTGGTCATCCTggttctcctcctctccctcattgCCCTTCTCACTGTTCTCTTCTTCCTGCTCACCAAGGCTCAGCTCCTCAATGCCAGAAGAGACTTGATCTGTGACTGTTTCATGGGGACTTAGCTTCTCCTCCACACACTTCTCAGCCTcgtccttctcttcctcttcatcagaCTCACATTCTTCTCCATTAAACCCTTCTGCTTCGCTCTCTGCCTCTGGTAAAGAAGGAGGACTTGACTTGTCACCAAAAGCcctaaaaaaaaaggatataaaaAAACCACATGTGCAAAGTTTATTTGGCTGTAGGGCTGCACAGTGAACCCTGAAAATGTCATGATTTTGTCCTCCTACAATTCATTAAATTCTACATTCGAGTCGACTTCTATTTCTGAACACGAAAAAAGGAGGCTCAGATGTTGTGAGCAGAAGTATTTGTTGAAGcttggaggaggagagcagagatgaGCAATACAAGTTAACACAACAGAGTGTATTTAAACCCTATGTTATGGCTGCTCACTTCCTTGACTGGATGCTCAGTCCatcacatgtgtatgtgtatgacaTCGGCCATCCATGTCTTCCCAGCGTCTATCCTTGAGACAGATGATGAACTATTGTTTTAAGGGCCTACTTGTAAGTGACCTGCGGAAACTCTGCCTACCACTAACTAAAGGCCTAAGGAAGGTAAAAATTCCTTCACAATAAATACTTTAAtttgattatattattatatattattattaattataaactattcctttaataaaattaaatggaaaagttcaacattttgggaaatatgcttaagAGTGAGGCTAAACTGCTGGGGAAAATTCTCCTGGGGGTTAGTTACATAAACCAAAAAATGAGGGGTATTATAAAAAGGTACTCCCAATGTCGTAGTCCGAGCTGCACGTGGAAACCATATTATTGTCTCACTTTGAGTACTAGTgagtatagaaaaaaaatacattatgaTCTCACATAGCTGAGGGCTGAAAACAGATGTCTGTTAACTTTGCTTATAAACATAAAAGGAAAAGGCCTCCTCACCTGCCAAGTTATTATTAAACTTggcaggtgaggaggaggggttaTTTTACAACACTCAAACCAAAGACCAATGTTATGAAGAAAATCTATGGAACCATTTGTCACtggtttgttttatattttaacaaTCTGCAAAAACAGAACTGAGATTGttagcagtgttttgttttccatgttGATGAATTTAAACAAttccattttaatgttttgtgtaattttgatgtaattttactgttagatACAATGGTAATGTAACTACATTGTTTACTGTATCTAGTGTAAGTGCAAACATGTTGATtatatatatttgatttgaATACAGGCACCTAGAAGGCAACAACAGGGGGAAAGGCTAGGCTGGCTCTGTTAAATGATAGTAAAATGaacctgtttccagtcttgaagctaagctaagctaatcagctgctggctgtggcttcatttttaacagatatgagagtggcaGCAATCTTCTCATGAAACCTTTGTCAAGGAAGCGAATaagagtatttcccaaaatgtcaaactgcgaCAGAAGTTACTCACCACAGATTATCCATGTATGTGTGGAgaacacacactcctcttcCTTTCATGCCCGAACTGTGCATCTCTGCAGTGGATACAGCAGCTGTTCCCACTGCAACAGGAGCTCTACAACCGACCAGGAAAACAGCGTCACAGTTAAATTTGCGAGGAATGTACCAGAAGTCTTTCCAAATCTTTCATTATAACTTACCTATTGTTCACTACTGTAACAGCACAGCAGTCGCCCTGTTTCAAATCTGGGAGACCAGTTGAAGGCATCACTACGCCTGGCAGCATAAGGTCTTTTGGGGAAACACAGTATTTGTTACTTAATATAAATCTAAACGTGCAGTTTTAAACACCTGCCCAGGTCTTGATCTCAGAAAAAGGAGCATACCTGCCCCTCCGATCAACTTCTGAAGCACAGGAGGCCATGTCCTGACTGTTGGCAGGAGAGCAGGGTAGCGCCAAAGCacataaactgaaaaaatatgACAATCTGTGGTTAAAATAAATTACTTTAAGGAGTGAGCTTACAGCATTCTAACAACTCAGTCATGTCAGTGTTACTTAATTGCCAGCTTATTACCTGTAGGATAAAGTCGTTTTTCCAGTTCAAAGAACAGTGGATTTTTGTGAAGAACATAAAGTGTCACAGCTTCTCCTTTATGTGCATAAATCTTCACTACGTTTAATTCCTCTTTGTTGGGGACCAGCTCCGACAGctcatcagcagagagagaaggaaaggctGCGGATATGTCCGCTTTGAGCTTTCTCCTAAAgacagtaacaaaaacaaaagtctcaTTTAGTTGGCAATGTCACACTAGTTATACCTACTGTTAGAGATATATATTTAGCATATTCTAGAAgaatgagtctgttgctgaatgaGCTCTTGTGTCTGATCAGCACAtagtggagagggtgtgaaggagagtccaatattgtcctcattttggacaacattctcctctccaacactgtaGTCAGTGAGTCCAGTCCTCCCCTCCCAACAACGTGGCTGGCCTTCTTGATAATCTTATTGAGTCTTTTAGTGTCCTTCACCTTCAgactgctgccccagcagacaacagcgtacaggatgacactggccaccacagaaCATCCACAGAACCTCCACAGCATCGCCCGGCAGATGCTGAAGGACCTTAACCGTCTCCGAAAATAGAGACGGCTCATAGTCATTGGTTGCAGCCCTAAGTCATCCCCTtagacattttcaaatttaagCAAAATGTCATCATTCTGTGAGAAATCTCACTGATGTTGGCAGTGTTCATGTTGAAAGAAAAATCTTCCTAATTACAGCATGAACATAAATCTCAGAATAAAATTAGAACGATAAACAACACTCTGCTGAATACTGACACTTGACATCAAAAACAGTCCGCTGGGACTGTCAGGTGAGCTCTTATGTTTTTTTGGCAGCCTTCTGACATTTGAATCCGTTTGCAATAAATTTCTACATTGAAAAACACGTAGGCATAAATGGCTCCATGTAAAAGTAACTATTTTGGTTTGAGCTGGCAGCGGGAAGCGGCACTGACTCACCTGTCTGATCCTTTGATCACGGTGTTGGATTTGACACGGAACGGTTTGGCAAACATCTTCTCAGGAAATAAACAACTATCGCGACGAACTCAACATGTCCGCTTCTCAGGTAACCTATCTGTTTTCAGTATATCAGCACAAATACCCCAAAACAGCGCCTCTAAACCGGAGACACTTACTAACACATTTCTTATTTTGCCTTTGCAGTGATCAGCTGTTCCTCGCTGGGAATGATGGTCCGACGCATATTTAGTTCCGATGTGAAACTGTACCGCGGCGACGCGATGTAACGTTAGTTCCGCAGGACGAAAGAAACACATGGATGATTATAAGAAAATAATTAactcatatatttatttatacttcTTTTTGAAACTTGTCAGTAGAGGAATGTAGGCccaactaagtacatttactcgcGTATTTCTATTATTTGAGTATTTTAGGTTTTAGGTTTCCTTTGAATGGTGGCATGTTCATATACATGTACGTACTGAAGTGCTTTTTCAACATGCGTTCCATGACTTGAACGCATCACTGTATTTGAATGGTGGTGTTCACTTACTACATTGTACTTAAGCGTCTTAGAACTGTGATGCGTTCACTTACTTTTGTAAGCACTGATGTAAGTTATCTTTGAATGGTGATGCGTTCACTTACGTTCTTACCTCACTTACCTCGTTCAGATGCACTTACAGACGTACTGAAGTGCATCTGAATGaggtaagtaaaaaaaaaagggtgaaaaCTAAAAAATACTGACTAAAAAGGCGATTCAAATCAACAAAGTGCTTAATGAATTCCAACTCTACTCAGCCTCTAAATTTTCGGATACATTTGCAGTCTTCAGGCTACCCAACACTCCTGAGTTTGGGGGGGTTTGAGTCGGCAGCTGAGCAATCCTACCCCACCCCACCTACAACCCCCACCAGGTCCCAGGCACGCCCCTGCCCGGCCGTTGGATAGAGATGCTGCTTTAAAGTCCACCATTTCAGCCCGGAAGTTTGGCCATTTGTTTATCCAATAAATGATAATCCTatttatgtaatttaatttattaagtGATTTTACGCGCTGTGAAGTCCGGGCCAAACTGTCTGGCTGTGAGACAAGAATCACAGTTGAAAGCGGACTTTCTGGACAGCAATCCGGCCGGTCCAGCTACTTGTTGTGGAGGTCTTGAGTCAGAGCTGTCCCGCTTAGCTGTCCCGTTAGCGGTGGACTAACATCACAGAAGGACGACAAGAGCCAGCTGTCAGGTGTCACATCCCGCTAAGACAGCGACTCGCAGTgagaagacaagaaagaaacGTACCTGTTGGACACCCTGTTGTCTCACTCATGACTTGCCGTTAGTTAACATGTCGAAACAGCACCAGCCGGTTTTCCCGATCCAGCAGCAGACAAACCTGAACTCTGCTCCTTTCCCACAATTGTTCGTGAAACCTTTTAACAGTCCTCTTCAAGTGAGAAGAAATGTCATAACAGACGATTACCGTGTCACAAGTCAGGTGCTCGGGATGGGGATAAATGGCAGAGTGTTGGAAATATTCCACAAAGAGAGTGGAGAAAAATATGCACTAAAGGTAAACACGTTGTTATCATAATCTCACTGATTTTGTGTGATAATATGGGTAACCTGAATATGAAATTGACAGCTGTATGGAGAGATTAGAACTAACGCTTTTTTTGTGCTGGTGTGCATTTACCTAGAGTCATACAGT
Coding sequences within it:
- the eif2d gene encoding eukaryotic translation initiation factor 2D, which encodes MFAKPFRVKSNTVIKGSDRRKLKADISAAFPSLSADELSELVPNKEELNVVKIYAHKGEAVTLYVLHKNPLFFELEKRLYPTVYVLWRYPALLPTVRTWPPVLQKLIGGADLMLPGVVMPSTGLPDLKQGDCCAVTVVNNRAPVAVGTAAVSTAEMHSSGMKGRGVCVLHTYMDNLWAFGDKSSPPSLPEAESEAEGFNGEECESDEEEEKDEAEKCVEEKLSPHETVTDQVSSGIEELSLGEQEEENSEKGNEGEEENQDDQKTPQEIMDALLVQCFLHALKSKVKKSELPLLTSTFLRNHMFSCCPSGKQLDIKKSSYKKLSKFLQAMQQQHNLVRVKELTRGVESIVEVDWKNPELRSFNVPEETDSEAAPVQDGGEGETLYHPPEITTLYSVSARVEALFLDANKRKGTILQPAEVRNIVTEYVKKNELVNENNKNFVTINPTLCDCLLEKSEYQEVESLKWDDLFSRTLGRMQECYQVVFPGQTPIIKKGHIEPIDISVASRGSNKKVTLIKNLEVYHLDPAVVASALQHRVQASSVLQPIPGSKDKVLVQIQGNQIHQVGSLLLDHYQIPRKYIQGLDKALKGGKKK